A genomic stretch from Methylorubrum extorquens includes:
- a CDS encoding protein of unknown function (Evidence 5 : Unknown function), with amino-acid sequence MSRLDELKNDPAFRQAVLAVRGAASTLSGRAMTHEEAELLVSFALATYANAGGLAEPSLSRLARFAGKVEPHESFESMMKH; translated from the coding sequence ATGAGTCGCCTGGACGAACTGAAGAACGACCCCGCCTTCCGCCAAGCCGTCCTGGCGGTGCGCGGCGCGGCCAGCACCCTGAGCGGGCGGGCGATGACCCACGAAGAGGCCGAGCTGCTGGTGAGCTTCGCGCTCGCCACCTACGCCAATGCCGGGGGCCTCGCCGAGCCGAGCCTGAGCCGGCTCGCGCGCTTCGCCGGCAAGGTCGAGCCCCATGAAAGCTTCGAGAGCATGATGAAGCACTGA
- a CDS encoding protein of unknown function (Evidence 5 : Unknown function) has product MRSDMVHLSRAWCLSQNARLAVIPDGVTVDDREFRETR; this is encoded by the coding sequence TTGCGTTCGGACATGGTTCACTTAAGCCGCGCTTGGTGTCTCTCACAGAACGCCCGGCTCGCCGTCATCCCCGATGGAGTAACGGTCGATGACCGAGAGTTTCGTGAGACACGCTGA
- a CDS encoding protein of unknown function (Evidence 5 : Unknown function), producing MDGIGIDWDETKEPAYRDGRRAGERREEAESNPHTSGSDEHRLWQAGHASVTAPDIVADKIGDFA from the coding sequence ATGGACGGCATCGGCATCGACTGGGACGAGACCAAGGAGCCCGCCTATCGCGATGGCCGCCGGGCTGGCGAGCGGCGCGAGGAGGCGGAGAGCAACCCGCACACGTCGGGCTCGGACGAGCACCGTCTCTGGCAGGCGGGCCACGCCTCGGTGACGGCGCCCGACATCGTCGCCGACAAGATCGGCGATTTCGCCTGA
- a CDS encoding conserved protein of unknown function (Evidence 4 : Unknown function but conserved in other organisms) — MRVLETPDGRYIVVHGRLWRRHRPDLEPTQRDRLVRDLMDARRAVRAAKRSSDEAALVRARAAVDAAKHGLGERGPVWWTDGAPDLNRRMIANTPYAAWYTALPAALRAEHERR; from the coding sequence ATGCGGGTGCTGGAAACGCCGGATGGGCGCTACATCGTCGTGCATGGCCGGCTGTGGCGGCGCCATCGGCCCGATCTCGAGCCGACGCAGCGCGACCGCTTGGTCCGCGACCTGATGGATGCCCGTCGCGCCGTGCGCGCCGCCAAGCGCTCCAGCGACGAGGCGGCACTCGTGCGCGCCCGCGCGGCCGTGGATGCGGCCAAGCACGGGCTCGGCGAGCGCGGTCCGGTCTGGTGGACGGACGGTGCACCCGACCTCAATCGGCGCATGATCGCCAACACGCCCTATGCCGCGTGGTACACGGCCTTGCCCGCAGCCTTGAGAGCCGAGCACGAGCGTCGGTGA
- a CDS encoding oxidoreductase, 2Fe-2S subunit (Evidence 2a : Function from experimental evidences in other organisms; PubMedId : 8157655; Product type e : enzyme) → MTAMIKLTVNGAERSFDGDPEMPLLWYLRDELGLTGTKFGCGIAQCGACTVHLGGTAARACITPVSAAEGQEITTIEGLSPDGNHPVQVAWRDLNVAQCGYCQTGQIMQAASLLKDSPKPTDQQIDENMSGNICRCGTYPRIRAAIHQAAGQAPATKGDRL, encoded by the coding sequence ATGACAGCGATGATAAAACTCACGGTCAACGGAGCCGAACGCAGCTTCGACGGCGATCCCGAGATGCCGTTGCTCTGGTACCTGCGCGACGAACTCGGCCTCACCGGCACCAAGTTCGGTTGCGGCATCGCCCAGTGCGGCGCCTGCACGGTCCATCTCGGCGGCACCGCCGCGCGGGCCTGCATCACCCCCGTCTCCGCGGCGGAAGGCCAGGAGATCACGACGATCGAGGGGCTCTCGCCCGACGGCAACCACCCGGTTCAGGTGGCGTGGCGCGACCTCAACGTCGCCCAGTGCGGCTACTGCCAGACCGGCCAGATCATGCAGGCGGCGTCCCTCCTCAAGGACAGCCCGAAGCCGACCGATCAGCAGATCGACGAGAACATGAGCGGCAACATCTGCCGCTGCGGCACATATCCGCGCATCCGCGCCGCGATCCATCAGGCTGCCGGTCAGGCGCCCGCCACCAAGGGAGATCGCCTGTGA
- a CDS encoding putative aldehyde dehydrogenase precursor (tat pathway signal) (Evidence 3 : Putative function from multiple computational evidences; Product type e : enzyme): MIHEAKLMAELAASQNAAGPVRIDNVSRRGILGGMGALVLALSLSDRAKADEGQTEEQKAKKFGSDGMPNGWRDDPKVFVAIAKDGTVTVTNHRSEMGQGVRTSIAFTVADELEADWSKVKVVQAWGEETHFGNQDTDGSRSLRHFFQHFRHAGAAARLMLIQAAAKQWGVPAGEVKAENHVLTHAKSGRTLGYGDVAEAAAALPVPARESVQLKKPEAFRYIGKGKIGLIDNHDITTGKAIYALDVKLDGMLYALVARPAVYGGKVVSFDDTEAKKIPGVVKILKIEGGEIPSEFMPLGGIAVIAKNTWAAMKGREALKITWDDGPNASYDTTAFRKELEKAARAPGKVVRVAGDVDGAMKTAKAKFEAEYFVPHLAQAPMEPPAAVARIKDGACEIWACTQGPQAAHDRVVKRLNLPADKVRVNVTLLGGGFGRKSKPDYVVEAALCSQAMDGQPVKLVWTREDDIQHSYYHTISVERIEAGVDEKGMPVAWLHRSVAPTIGSIFAPDPKHELPFELGMGLVNNPLALKNLRFENPEASAHTRIGWFRSVSNIPHAFAIQSFVAELAHAAGRDPKDYLLELIGPARKIDPTEIGDVWNYGEDPKRYPVDTGRLRRVIETVADGAKWGRKLEKGRGLGIAGHYSFVTYTAVAAEVEVDDKGQVKVHAIDIAVDCGPQVNPERVRSQMEGAVVMGMGLALTSKITFKNGRAEQSNYDGYEVLRIDAAPKVVRVHLVPSNNYDSPLGGVGEPGVPPVAPAIANAVFAATGRRVRELPLRDQLST, from the coding sequence GTGATTCACGAAGCCAAGCTGATGGCCGAACTCGCCGCCTCGCAGAACGCCGCTGGCCCGGTCCGGATCGACAATGTCAGCCGCCGCGGCATCCTCGGCGGCATGGGCGCCCTGGTGCTCGCCCTCTCGCTCTCGGACCGTGCCAAGGCCGACGAGGGCCAGACCGAGGAGCAGAAGGCGAAGAAGTTCGGCTCCGACGGCATGCCGAACGGCTGGCGCGACGATCCGAAGGTCTTCGTCGCCATCGCCAAGGACGGCACCGTCACCGTCACCAACCACCGCTCCGAGATGGGGCAGGGCGTTCGCACCTCGATCGCCTTCACCGTCGCCGACGAGCTGGAGGCCGATTGGTCGAAGGTGAAGGTGGTCCAGGCCTGGGGTGAGGAGACTCATTTCGGCAACCAGGACACCGATGGCTCGCGCTCGCTCCGCCACTTCTTCCAGCATTTCCGCCATGCGGGTGCGGCCGCGCGGCTGATGCTGATCCAGGCCGCCGCCAAGCAATGGGGCGTGCCCGCGGGTGAGGTGAAGGCCGAAAACCACGTCCTGACCCACGCCAAGTCCGGCCGTACGCTCGGCTACGGCGACGTCGCCGAGGCCGCCGCCGCCCTGCCGGTGCCGGCGCGCGAGAGCGTTCAGCTCAAGAAGCCGGAAGCCTTCCGCTACATCGGCAAGGGCAAGATCGGCCTGATCGACAACCACGACATCACCACCGGCAAGGCGATCTACGCCCTCGACGTGAAGCTCGACGGCATGCTCTACGCCCTCGTCGCGCGTCCGGCCGTCTATGGCGGCAAGGTCGTCTCGTTCGACGACACCGAGGCCAAGAAGATCCCGGGCGTCGTCAAGATCCTCAAGATCGAGGGCGGCGAGATCCCGTCCGAGTTCATGCCGCTGGGCGGCATCGCGGTGATCGCCAAGAACACCTGGGCGGCGATGAAGGGCCGCGAGGCCCTGAAGATCACCTGGGATGACGGCCCGAACGCGTCCTACGACACCACCGCCTTCCGCAAGGAGCTGGAGAAGGCCGCCCGCGCGCCGGGCAAGGTCGTGCGGGTCGCGGGCGACGTCGATGGCGCGATGAAGACCGCCAAGGCGAAGTTCGAGGCGGAGTACTTCGTGCCCCACCTCGCCCAGGCACCGATGGAGCCGCCGGCCGCGGTCGCCCGCATCAAGGACGGCGCCTGCGAGATCTGGGCCTGCACGCAGGGGCCGCAGGCCGCCCATGACCGGGTGGTGAAGCGCCTCAACCTGCCGGCCGACAAGGTGCGGGTGAACGTGACGCTTCTCGGCGGCGGGTTCGGCCGCAAGTCGAAGCCCGACTACGTGGTCGAAGCCGCGCTCTGCTCGCAGGCCATGGACGGTCAGCCGGTCAAGCTGGTCTGGACCCGCGAGGACGACATCCAGCACAGCTACTACCACACCATCTCGGTCGAGCGGATCGAGGCGGGCGTCGACGAGAAGGGCATGCCGGTGGCGTGGCTTCACCGCTCGGTGGCGCCGACGATCGGCTCGATCTTCGCGCCCGACCCGAAGCACGAGCTGCCGTTCGAGCTCGGCATGGGCCTCGTCAACAACCCGCTGGCGCTGAAGAACCTGCGGTTCGAGAACCCGGAAGCCTCCGCCCATACCCGGATCGGCTGGTTCCGCTCGGTCTCCAACATCCCGCACGCCTTCGCGATCCAGTCCTTCGTGGCCGAACTCGCGCATGCCGCGGGCCGCGACCCGAAGGACTACCTGCTGGAGCTGATCGGCCCCGCCCGGAAGATCGACCCGACCGAGATCGGCGACGTATGGAACTACGGCGAGGATCCGAAGCGCTACCCTGTCGATACCGGCCGCCTGCGCCGCGTCATCGAGACGGTGGCCGACGGCGCCAAGTGGGGCCGCAAGCTGGAGAAGGGCCGGGGTCTCGGCATCGCCGGCCACTACAGCTTCGTGACCTACACTGCGGTCGCGGCCGAGGTGGAGGTCGATGACAAGGGCCAGGTGAAGGTCCACGCCATCGACATCGCCGTCGATTGCGGGCCGCAGGTGAACCCGGAGCGCGTCCGCTCGCAGATGGAGGGCGCGGTGGTCATGGGGATGGGCCTCGCGCTCACCTCGAAGATCACCTTCAAGAACGGCCGGGCCGAGCAGTCGAACTACGACGGCTACGAGGTTCTGCGCATCGACGCCGCCCCGAAAGTGGTGCGGGTCCATCTCGTGCCGTCCAACAACTACGACAGCCCGCTCGGCGGCGTCGGCGAGCCGGGTGTTCCCCCGGTCGCGCCGGCCATCGCCAACGCGGTCTTCGCCGCCACCGGACGCCGGGTGCGCGAGCTGCCGCTGCGCGACCAGCTCAGCACCTGA
- a CDS encoding conserved protein of unknown function; putative exported protein (Evidence 4 : Unknown function but conserved in other organisms), protein MTSTARLTLGLSLAGILLAGPVLASPCSDKIAKLDGRAKAEASDSIAASTGSKTIAAHREGEGQTGTGGQTDTREAPPEKSAEAGKGGDQAQQARVALEEARTADGKGDAAACEAAIARAEKLLNAKP, encoded by the coding sequence ATGACATCCACCGCCCGCCTCACCCTCGGCCTGTCGCTGGCCGGAATCCTGCTGGCCGGCCCGGTGCTCGCCTCGCCCTGCTCCGACAAGATCGCCAAACTCGACGGCCGGGCGAAGGCCGAGGCCTCGGATTCGATCGCCGCCTCGACCGGCAGCAAGACCATCGCGGCTCACCGCGAGGGCGAAGGGCAGACCGGCACCGGCGGCCAGACCGACACGCGCGAGGCGCCCCCGGAAAAGTCGGCGGAAGCCGGAAAGGGCGGCGATCAAGCCCAGCAGGCCCGGGTGGCCCTGGAAGAGGCCCGCACGGCCGACGGCAAGGGCGACGCCGCGGCTTGCGAGGCCGCCATCGCCCGCGCGGAAAAGCTCCTCAACGCCAAGCCCTGA
- a CDS encoding signal transduction histidine kinase; GAF domain (Evidence 2b : Function from indirect experimental evidences (e.g. phenotypes); Product type r : regulator), which yields MTEISPEVLDLRLRQQAILSDFGVEALRATELLPLLQRATELCAEGMNAQFCKALEYQPTQDMLLVCAGIGWEPDCIGRAVVGADLASPAGYALKTGRPVISNHLENETRFRTPELMASHGIRRAVNVLITNREGHYGVLEVDDTREGMFGPADIAFMQGFANLLGSAIERQRSEAQLKVALERQDLLSREMSHRVKNSLAVVAGLLALQARGTDNEDVKSALADARARVEAVAQVHDQLWRQPDLTRIDVAGFLEALCEKLTETAGAHALICRAAAVTMPADLAIPLGLFVNELVTNAIKYAYPDGHGEIRVEAVMREDGGLTVSVCDDGIGLPPGFDPLKTRASLGMRVVGNLSRQLDGTLTLRPGKGAQFELRMAPRG from the coding sequence ATGACCGAGATCTCACCGGAGGTTCTGGACCTCCGGTTGCGCCAGCAGGCGATCCTGTCCGATTTCGGCGTCGAGGCCCTGCGCGCAACCGAACTGCTGCCACTGCTGCAGCGGGCAACCGAACTCTGCGCCGAGGGCATGAACGCGCAGTTCTGTAAGGCACTCGAATATCAGCCGACGCAGGACATGCTTCTCGTCTGCGCCGGCATCGGTTGGGAGCCGGATTGCATCGGGCGCGCCGTCGTCGGCGCCGACCTCGCCTCGCCCGCGGGCTACGCCTTGAAGACGGGCCGCCCCGTCATCTCCAACCATCTGGAGAACGAGACCCGCTTCCGCACGCCGGAACTGATGGCGAGCCACGGCATCCGCCGGGCGGTGAACGTGCTCATCACCAACCGCGAGGGGCATTACGGCGTCCTGGAGGTAGACGACACCCGCGAGGGTATGTTCGGCCCCGCCGACATCGCCTTCATGCAGGGCTTTGCCAACCTGCTCGGCAGCGCGATCGAGCGTCAGCGCTCGGAGGCGCAGCTCAAGGTCGCCCTGGAGCGGCAGGACCTGCTGAGCCGCGAGATGAGCCACCGGGTCAAGAACAGCCTCGCCGTGGTCGCGGGGCTTCTCGCGCTCCAGGCGCGCGGCACCGACAACGAGGACGTGAAAAGCGCTCTCGCCGACGCCCGCGCCCGCGTCGAGGCGGTGGCCCAGGTTCACGATCAGCTCTGGCGTCAGCCGGATCTCACACGCATCGACGTTGCCGGCTTCCTCGAAGCCTTATGCGAGAAGCTCACGGAGACGGCGGGCGCCCATGCTTTGATCTGCCGCGCAGCGGCCGTGACCATGCCGGCCGATCTCGCAATTCCCCTCGGCCTGTTCGTGAACGAACTCGTCACCAACGCGATCAAATACGCCTATCCCGACGGACACGGCGAGATACGCGTCGAAGCCGTCATGCGCGAGGATGGCGGGCTTACCGTTTCGGTCTGCGACGACGGCATCGGCCTGCCGCCGGGCTTCGACCCGCTGAAAACCCGCGCGAGCCTCGGGATGCGCGTCGTCGGCAATCTGTCCCGACAACTCGACGGCACGCTGACGCTGAGGCCGGGCAAGGGCGCCCAATTCGAGCTACGGATGGCGCCGCGCGGTTGA
- a CDS encoding protein of unknown function precursor (Evidence 5 : Unknown function) codes for MRTLILAATLAAFAGPAFAQTTAPTAPQSGAPVSGGQNNTGADTNVTIPRGSTGADTVQTNSAAGGNANQPSRAVPQGSGGGGSGSAGGN; via the coding sequence ATGCGAACTCTAATCCTGGCCGCGACGCTTGCGGCCTTCGCCGGCCCGGCCTTCGCCCAGACCACGGCACCGACGGCGCCTCAGTCCGGTGCCCCCGTGTCGGGTGGCCAGAACAACACGGGCGCCGATACGAACGTCACCATTCCGCGCGGCAGCACCGGGGCGGACACGGTGCAGACCAATTCGGCGGCCGGCGGCAATGCTAACCAGCCCTCGCGTGCGGTGCCCCAGGGCAGCGGCGGCGGCGGAAGCGGCAGCGCCGGGGGCAACTGA
- a CDS encoding protein of unknown function (Evidence 5 : Unknown function), with protein MSLCFSRAALPGYGGAAILSNGESALAARLSRTQHPFAWFFHHRPTAGLLDGHPNGGPITRYVRT; from the coding sequence GTGTCACTCTGCTTCTCCCGTGCTGCGCTTCCTGGTTACGGCGGAGCGGCGATCCTGTCGAACGGCGAAAGCGCTTTGGCCGCACGACTTTCTCGGACCCAACATCCGTTTGCGTGGTTCTTCCATCACAGACCGACCGCCGGCCTGCTCGACGGGCACCCGAACGGCGGTCCAATCACTCGATACGTGAGGACTTGA
- a CDS encoding putative periplasmique quinoprotein alcohol dehydrogenase (Evidence 3 : Putative function from multiple computational evidences; Product type e : enzyme), which translates to MTRRTKTLAERRSTHPNPGRAGLAALLFVAANLLPTVPGFAQETARPSGDWPAFGRDASNTHHSPLAQIDRGNVGRLRPAWIFQTGVTGTFQAEPVVIEGVMYVSTTGNHVAALDAKSGKTLWTYTHKARTEKIFGPPSNRGVAVAGGLVFEATMDGRVIALDAKTGRLVWDREAVRPEEGESETASALAASLGDKPVQGSSRLGFKMPPLVADGLVIVGVTGAGYGLHVEDEKGGLDGGAVVGIEGGYGRRGWLAAYDAKTGEERWRWYVTKADGWEGGFVEKTADGLPLHRDIAAEKAAAPEHREAWKVGGGSLWMTPAYDAELGLIYLGTGNPAPQNFGLTRPGDNLYTMSLVALDVKTGSLRWHFQQVPHEQWGYDVASPPFLLDYPTEKGPVKAVAQASKLGWIYVHDRADGRLIAKSAPLITHKNLFVPPSPEGTVVSPGPLGAVSWHPVAYDAGSGLAFAQVRHGAATYTVKTAPAAGGRGEIRYTETGEAKGEPTFSTLTAVDLAQGGAVAWSRKAGSRLSGGTLATAGGLVFSGEEDGHLDAHDAKTGEILWRFQCGAGIGGPPVTYTVEVRQYVAVAAGGASFTKGSGFGTGDALVVFALPE; encoded by the coding sequence GTGACACGCCGCACGAAGACGCTTGCCGAGCGCCGGAGCACGCATCCGAATCCGGGGCGCGCCGGCCTCGCCGCCCTGCTGTTCGTTGCGGCGAACCTTCTGCCGACGGTGCCTGGCTTCGCGCAGGAGACCGCCCGGCCGTCCGGCGACTGGCCGGCCTTCGGGCGCGATGCCAGCAACACCCATCATTCGCCGCTGGCGCAGATCGACCGCGGCAATGTCGGCCGCCTGCGCCCGGCCTGGATCTTCCAGACCGGCGTCACCGGCACCTTCCAGGCCGAGCCTGTGGTGATCGAGGGCGTGATGTACGTCTCGACCACGGGCAACCACGTCGCAGCGCTGGACGCGAAATCCGGCAAGACGCTGTGGACCTACACCCACAAGGCGCGCACGGAGAAGATCTTCGGGCCGCCCTCGAACCGGGGCGTGGCGGTCGCGGGCGGCCTCGTCTTCGAGGCGACCATGGATGGGCGCGTCATCGCGCTGGACGCGAAGACCGGCCGGCTGGTCTGGGACCGCGAGGCGGTGCGGCCGGAGGAGGGCGAGTCCGAGACCGCCTCGGCGCTCGCGGCGAGCCTGGGCGACAAGCCGGTCCAGGGTTCGAGCCGCCTCGGCTTCAAGATGCCGCCGCTAGTGGCCGACGGCCTCGTCATCGTCGGCGTGACGGGGGCAGGCTACGGCCTCCATGTCGAGGACGAAAAGGGCGGGCTCGACGGCGGCGCGGTGGTCGGGATCGAGGGCGGCTACGGCCGACGCGGCTGGCTCGCCGCCTACGATGCGAAGACCGGTGAGGAGCGCTGGCGCTGGTACGTCACCAAGGCCGATGGCTGGGAGGGCGGCTTCGTCGAGAAGACCGCGGACGGCCTCCCGCTCCACCGCGACATCGCCGCGGAGAAGGCCGCAGCCCCTGAGCACCGGGAAGCCTGGAAGGTCGGCGGCGGCTCGCTCTGGATGACGCCGGCCTACGATGCCGAGCTCGGTCTGATCTATCTCGGCACCGGCAATCCGGCGCCGCAGAATTTCGGCCTGACGCGCCCCGGCGACAACCTCTACACGATGAGCCTCGTGGCGCTCGATGTGAAGACCGGCAGCTTGCGCTGGCACTTCCAGCAGGTGCCGCACGAGCAGTGGGGCTACGACGTGGCGAGCCCGCCCTTCCTTCTCGACTATCCGACCGAGAAGGGCCCGGTGAAGGCGGTGGCGCAGGCGAGCAAGCTCGGCTGGATCTACGTCCACGACCGCGCCGACGGGCGCCTCATCGCCAAATCCGCCCCGCTCATCACCCACAAGAACCTGTTCGTGCCCCCGAGCCCGGAAGGCACGGTGGTCAGCCCTGGCCCCCTCGGAGCGGTCTCCTGGCATCCGGTGGCCTACGACGCGGGCAGCGGGCTCGCCTTCGCCCAGGTGCGGCACGGGGCGGCGACCTACACGGTGAAGACCGCGCCGGCCGCTGGCGGACGCGGCGAGATCCGCTACACCGAGACGGGAGAGGCGAAGGGCGAGCCGACCTTCTCGACGCTGACGGCGGTCGATCTCGCGCAGGGCGGGGCGGTGGCATGGTCGCGTAAGGCCGGAAGCCGATTGTCCGGCGGCACCCTGGCCACCGCGGGCGGCCTCGTCTTCTCGGGCGAGGAGGACGGCCATCTCGACGCGCACGACGCGAAGACCGGCGAGATCCTCTGGCGCTTCCAGTGCGGGGCGGGGATCGGCGGACCGCCGGTCACCTACACCGTCGAGGTCCGCCAATACGTGGCGGTCGCCGCGGGCGGCGCCTCCTTCACCAAGGGGTCGGGCTTCGGCACGGGCGACGCGCTCGTGGTGTTCGCGCTGCCCGAGTAG
- a CDS encoding protein of unknown function (Evidence 5 : Unknown function), protein MSEGDTLAKALADVRQRMTDLQAEYDRVSGELTKLRAAEKSLASIVEGGPLEAVASGRGAVAPAFPGEARSTRGGGRGSRGPRANSAKGRLKALLEEAGPQGLSHAEIARRLPDVAPNTLNTYLSVMANSGEAVRRGDFYAAGTPRPASDETREDEADAHEPDDGDEEPDAAE, encoded by the coding sequence ATGTCCGAAGGCGATACGCTGGCCAAGGCCCTGGCCGATGTCCGGCAGCGGATGACCGATCTCCAGGCTGAGTACGACCGCGTCTCCGGGGAGCTGACCAAGCTCCGGGCCGCGGAGAAGTCCCTCGCTTCCATCGTGGAGGGTGGCCCCTTGGAGGCGGTCGCGAGCGGGCGCGGCGCAGTCGCACCGGCGTTTCCCGGTGAGGCGCGTTCGACCCGCGGCGGCGGACGGGGCAGCCGCGGACCGCGGGCCAACTCGGCCAAGGGGCGGCTGAAGGCTCTCCTGGAGGAGGCCGGGCCGCAGGGCTTGTCACATGCCGAGATCGCGCGGCGCCTGCCCGATGTCGCGCCCAACACGCTCAACACCTATCTCAGCGTCATGGCCAATAGCGGCGAGGCGGTGCGCCGCGGCGACTTCTACGCGGCCGGAACACCCCGCCCTGCCTCCGACGAAACGCGGGAGGACGAGGCGGACGCGCACGAGCCGGATGACGGGGACGAGGAGCCCGACGCGGCGGAGTGA